A window from Podospora bellae-mahoneyi strain CBS 112042 chromosome 1 map unlocalized CBS112042p_1, whole genome shotgun sequence encodes these proteins:
- a CDS encoding uncharacterized protein (EggNog:ENOG503NYG6), which yields MDFSKKWNEHLRRSSAKKINCPDCSEDPQYVHETFEKHQYEKHYETVHVKSLNEKSTDKEKKELISTKWKEAPPIEREASKPAIRNLDPSSKDAKAVTSSTHISNQRPLDPDSGAPGPDRPSRRSTPDSKSQPSRSRSPSPPKKSKARIEPDRVDRRPPAKGTLWTPDADLTASQRPYDKSNVASRVSSTPTSKPPHRQPRTSTSRSSTQIEENDPTELIKQPETRPISQDQLVAEVKGIYAGLVMVESKCIEVDNAQNSQNDPTNKLNNEQWQALIALHRTLLHEHHDFFLASQHPSASPALRRLASKYAMPARMWRHGIHSFLELLRHRLPASLEHMLMFIYLAYSMMALLYETVPAFEDTWIECLGDLGRYRMAIEDDDIRDRENWTAVSRHWYSKASDKAPTTGRLYHHLAILARPNALQQLYYYTKSLCVAIPFGSARESIMTLFDPIMAPTPNQQQSRLSVAEFAFVKVHAIMFSGKQMEKLHSTMDDFLQSLDSQITRSSRKWLEAGYHMGISNCCAVIGYGNEANPISKSLKQSRGADEEAQDQLMADGDLGSPVPEDLANALKLFSQTYDIVARRDGDPNILPFLHVSLVFIYHLTFLPETIHFVAPSFPWKRTALMMNTLLGSCKNYSRVEETVLPRSESRRPLPEDYAMRGLAWADRVSPSDCFSNEKIDDDEKYFEVASMAEERKERVLWLGHKIATSNPRWLRYNASTHEFTVAPEYETEAKGTPMSSVESVEMGELPDAAAITS from the exons ATGGACTTCAGCAAGAAATGGAATGAGCACCTTCGGCGGTCATCGGCCAAAAAAATCAACTGTCCCGACTGTAGCGAGGATCCTCAATATGTCCATGAAACATTCGAAAAACACCAATATGAAAAGCATTACGAAACAGTCCACGTCAAGTCGCTGAACGAAAAGAGCACcgacaaggaaaagaaggagctgATATCCACTAAATGGAAAGAAGCTCCCCCAATAGAGAG AGAGGCGAGCAAACCCGCCATACGCAACTTGGATCCCAGTTCAAAAGATGCAAAGGCCGTGACATCCTCCACACATATATCCAATCAGAGGCCGTTAGATCCAGACTCTGGTGCTCCCGGACCGGATCGACCCAGCAGGAGATCGACTCCGGATTCAAAAAGCCAACCATCCCGATCCCGCagcccttctcccccaaagAAATCCAAGGCTCGGATAGAGCCCGACCGAGTTGACCGACGACCTCCTGCCAAGGGCACCCTTTGGACGCCCGATGCCGACCTCACAGCCTCTCAACGTCCTTACGACAAATCCAATGTTGCTTCAAGAGTTTCATCTACCCCAACATCCAAGCCACCACATCGCCAACCACGCACGTCGACATCACGAAGCTCTACTCAAATTGAGGAAAATGACCCGACGGAACTGATCAAGCAACCTGAAACCAGGCCAATCTCCCAGGACCAACTGGTAGCCGAGGTGAAGGGAATCTACGCcgggctggtgatggtggagagcAAATGCATCGAGGTTGACAATGCCCAAAACTCACAAAATGacccaacaaacaaactCAACAACGAGCAATGGCAAGCCTTGATCGCTCTCCACAGGACCCTGCTTCACGAACACCACGACTTTTTTCTCGCTTCTCAGCACCCTTCTGCGAGTCCTGCCTTGCGGAGATTGGCATCGAAGTATGCCATGCCTGCACGCATGTGGCGGCATGGTATTCATTCGTTCCTCGAGCTGCTTAGACACCGGCTGCCAGCGAGTCTTGAACACATGCTGATGTTCATTTACCTCGCATATTCAATGATGGCTCTTCTCTACGAAACTGTTCCGGCTTTCGAGGATACCTGGATCGAATGCCTTGGTGACCTTGGGCGTTACAGGATGGCCAtcgaggatgacgatatCCGGGATCGGGAAAATTGGACCGCCGTGAGTCGTCACTGGTATTCCAAGGCTTCTGACAAGGCTCCAACCACCGGGCGGCTGTATCACCACTTGGCCATTCTTGCTCGTCCCAATGCGCTTCAGCAGCTCTATTACTACACCAAGTCCCTTTGTGTCGCGATTCCCTTCGGCTCTGCTCGTGAGAGTATCATGACCCTGTTCGACCCAATCATGGCCCCGACTCCCAATCAGCAGCAATCGAGGCTCTCGGTTGCCGAGTTCGCATTTGTCAAGGTCCATGCCATCATGTTCAGCGGCAAGCAGATGGAGAAGCTGCATTCAACTATGGATGACTTTCTTCAGTCTCTGGACAGCCAAATCACCCGCTCCAGCCGCAAGTGGCTCGAGGCCGGCTACCACATGGGCATTTCGAATTGCTGCGCTGTGATTGGCTACGGAAACGAAGCCAACCCAATCTCGAAGTCATTGAAGCAAAGCCGTGGTGCCGAtgaagaagcccaagatcAGTTGATGGCAGACGGCGATCTTGGTTCTCCTGTCCCTGAAGACTTGGCCAATGCGCTCAAGCTCTTTTCTCAAACCTACGATATTGTCGCGCGTAGGGATGGCGACCCTAACATTCTTCCATTCCTTCATGTGTCTCTGGTTTTCATTTACCACCTTACGTTCTTGCCCGAGACCATTCATTTTGTGGCACCTTCATTTCCTTGGAAGCGGACtgcgttgatgatgaataCGTTGCTTGGGTCTTGCAAGAACTATAGTCGCGTTGAGGAAACCGTTCTTCCCAGGTCTGAGTCTCGAAGACCTTTGCCAGAGGACTATGCCATGCGGGGCCTTGCTTGGGCGGACAGAGTTTCTCCCAGTGATTGCTTCTCGAACGAGAAGATCGACGATGACGAAAAGTATTTTGAAGTTGCTTCCATGGCCGAGGAGCGCAAGGAGCGTGTGCTGTGGTTGGGACACAAGATCGCAACCTCCAATCCTAGATGGCTGCGGTATAATGCGTCAACCCATGAGTTCACTGTTGCCCCTGAGTATGAGACAGAGGCAAAAGGGACACCAATGAGCTCAGTGGAGAG